A genomic region of Caenorhabditis elegans chromosome V contains the following coding sequences:
- the clec-252 gene encoding PAN-3 domain-containing protein (Predicted) produces the protein MRLLLIFFYFSTFLFPLSTSDLKMIKIFGYTDILQLQNFENVQSCIDGCFEQPNCLAVHFKSVCSHYFVNNYSVTVVESDRSEEHYVAIKTELPEATCPASYKDIKYSVTSDSGDIYSWKKTDNGWSYRQCNFGWKRFQKTDTLVMCVKVMVDQVTQQVAKEKCIERGAVLARIETPEECKWKQDIVANKYFEKGIWIDGRAASGTRIESCDDKFPELVSYETSAGDCLYTAAFRHSGYFYDII, from the exons ATGCGTCTCCTACTCATTTTCTTCTACTTCTCTACTTTTCTATTTCCACTCTCTACCAgcgatttgaaaatgataaaaatctTCGGATACACCGACATTCTTcagttacaaaattttgaaaatgtacagAGCTGCATTGATGGGTGTTTTGAGCAGCCAAATTGCCTAGCGGTACACTTCAAATCTGTATGTTCTCATTATTTTGTTAATAACTATTCAGTTACTGTCGTCGAATCGGATAGAAGCGAAGAGCATTATGTTGCAATTAAG ACAGAGTTGCCAGAAGCCACTTGTCCTGCCTCCTACAAGGATATCAAGTACTCTGTGACATCTGACTCCGGAGATATATATTCTTGGAAGAAAACTGATAATGGATGGAGCTATCGACAATGCAATTTTGGTTGGAAAAGGTTTCAAAAAACCGATACACTTGTAATGTGTGTAAAAGTAATGGTAGATCAAGTAACTCAACAGGTTGCAAAGGAGAAATGTATCGAGCGAGGTGCAGTGCTAGCTAGAATCGAAACCCCCGAGGAGTGCAAATGGAAACAAG ATATCGtagcaaataaatatttcgaaaaggGAATTTGGATTGATGGAAGAGCAGCAAGTGGTACAAGAATAGAAAGTTGCGAT GACAAGTTTCCTGAGTTGGTTTCCTACGAGACAAGCGCTGGGGATTGTTTGTATACTGCCGCCTTCCGCCATTCCGGATATTTTTATGATATCATATAA
- the F11D11.12 gene encoding Glycosyltransferase (Confirmed by transcript evidence): protein MGLNMMVIRTHQSTAAELRGVQDALRSGNKRVLSFGNEPPFIKEAGGSCYEVIFFGRAPSTSTK, encoded by the exons ATGGGACTCAACATGATGGTGATTCGAACTCACCAATCGACTGCTGCCGAGCTACGCGGTGTTCAGGATGCTCTGCGTAGTGGCAATAAACGTGTTCTCTCATTTGGGAACGAACCGCCGTTTATCAAAGAGGCCGGTGGTTCTTGCTATGAAGTCATCTTTTTTGGTCGAGCTCCATCTACATCTACgaaat GA
- the F11D11.21 gene encoding Transposase (Confirmed by transcript evidence) has translation MPLTRATLVNAPRYNGKESLASFIRSLNVYLAKRRKGYFRTCSRDPFETPTTRFLKTSEKGVGTAFLIVYKENTTPRQSDLDGAG, from the coding sequence ATGCCACTGACTCGAGCAACTCTTGTCAATGCACCTCGGTACAATGGAAAAGAAAGCCTTGCGTCGTTCATACGATCATTGAATGTTTATCTGGCAAAGAGGCGAAAAGGATACTTCCGTACTTGCTCACGGGATCCGTTCGAGACGCCTACGACAAGATTCCTGAAGACATCAGAGAAGGGAGTTGGAACGGCATTCTTGATCGTTTACAAGGAGAATACCACACCGAGACAATCGGACCTTGATGGCGCAGGCTGA
- the F11D11.6 gene encoding PAN-3 domain-containing protein (Predicted) yields the protein MWSWSLGSLFPYLILELQLPKANCQYRTVLIYGGVASQGANDLTAFKTVGECKNGCFVKNDCFLALFVIDKCIFFSYTAAGTTITVTPRSKIPYVAFKVDSSNIPNNTCPATYNSIKFSLTSSAGKKYSWTKTATDWKITT from the exons ATGTGGTCCTGGTCCTTAGGCTCCCTATTTCCTTATTTAATACTAGAACTTCAATTACCTAAAGCCAATTGCCAATACCGAACGGTTCTGATCTACGGAGGAGTTGCAAGCCAGGGAGCAAACGACCTGACAGCTTTCAAAACAGTTGGAGAATGCAAAAATGGgtgttttgtgaaaaacgaTTGTTTTCTGGCATTATTCGTTATTgataaatgtattttctttAGCTATACTGCTGCTGGTACAACAATAACTGTTACACCCAGGAGTAAAATACCCTACGTGGCTTTCAAG GTTGACTCCTCAAACATCCCTAACAATACCTGTCCGGCTACCTACAACAGTATCAAGTTCTCACTAACCTCATCTGCTGGGAAGAAGTACTCTTGGACAAAAACCGCGACTGACTGGAAAATAACAACCtaa
- the clec-254 gene encoding CW domain-containing protein (Predicted) — translation MIFLSSFFYFSVFLLPFTSCDVKMIKIFGKVTETTEPQAFNTVKDCIDECFEDSDCLLAFFNSVCSHYYVSDQSITVVETDRSEGSYVAFKTELPDATCPASYKEIKFSVTSTNGEIYSWKKTDNGWIYKNCNDGWTRYPKSDGTILCVKIKLEKVTQQVAKERCIEESAVLARVETSEECEWKHGFVENRSAKLVETVVLNSMGTDTDIFWINGRATGDINLDDCINQYDHYSQFISYETSAGNCVALFDSMYPFSLSDLPCDWEIGYMCEYVLQ, via the exons ATGATTTTCTTGTCCAGTTTCTTCTACTTCTCAGTTTTCTTACTTCCTTTCACAAGTTGCGATGTGAAAATGATAaagattttcggaaaagtCACCGAGACCACTGAGCCACAGGCTTTCAATACTGTAAAGGACTGTATTGATGAGTGTTTTGAGGATTCAGATTGTTTACTGGCATTCTTTAATTCAGTGTGTTCGCATTATTATGTGAGTGATCAATCGATAACTGTCGTGGAAACTGATCGAAGTGAGGGGAGCTATGTGGCTTTTAAG ACAGAATTGCCAGATGCCACTTGTCCTGCCTCCTACAAGGAAATCAAGTTCTCTGTGACTTCTACCAACGGAGAGATATACTCTTGGAAGAAAACTGATAATGGATGGATTTACAAAAACTGCAATGATGGATGGACAAGATATCCAAAAAGTGATGGAACTATCTTAtgtgtgaaaataaaattggagaAAGTAACTCAACAAGTTGCAAAGGAAAGGTGTATTGAAGAAAGTGCAGTGCTCGCTCGTGTTGAGACATCCGAAGAATGCGAATGGAAACATGGTTTTGTAGAAAACCGTAGTGCTAAACTTGTAGAAACCGTAGTGCTAAACTCTATGGGAACTGATactgatattttttggataaacGGAAGAGCAACCGGTGATATAAACCTGGATGATTGCATT aatcaatATGACCATTATTCTCAGTTCATATCCTATGAGACAAGCGCTGGAAACTGTGTGGCATTATTCGATAGCATGTATCCGTTTTCTTTATCTGATCTACCATGCGATTGGGAGATTGGGTACATGTGTGAATACGTACTGCAGTGA
- the F11D11.3 gene encoding CUB_2 domain-containing protein (Confirmed by transcript evidence), which yields MVLLTLLAFSTLFISCFAQQLIKLSSFKGLRVHNEINVEAPFHMYLSAQSDSYSILRQIFLITEDGSTTLSSLTQYNGQINPFVVEKSVYLTTTLNDDVMKTLNGVIFISSKKKRADSCLGVYNIGHETGIGNDNIYVCTYLILNTSLNKYVISQWSQDPTSKAYLYAGIPQDSPEPENTQIFSNPVHTNEGDFYFYYVNDFSLSMTAFYVKRFNNVFFVIDQENSSNRVVNGSWTRDVTSTGFYMKPLGSADNTTIVNIKRDTKHTGFSGANVVGNLPNGGSVTVGFYGDGTKYERTVTPNTSITSWTIPYIERTFQVSSTNGKDGEYYVQYFVSEGSLNGSIVTTTSPPPSTTSKFRIEATTTSKFRIEATTRSTGLVRFVLSMATLMMFWL from the exons atggttttactGACTTTACTGGCATTTTCTACTTTATTCATCAGTTGCTTCGCTCAACAGCTGATAAAACTAAGCTCATTCAAAGGATTGAGAGTTCACAATGAAATAAATGTTGAAGCACCGTTTCACATGTATTTGTCAGCTCAATCGGACTCTTATTCGATACTCCGGCAAATCTTTTTGATCACCGAAGACGGGTCAACGAC actttcatCTTTGACACAATATAATGGGCAAATCAATCCATTTGTAGTTGAGAAATCTGTTTATCTTACAACAACACTGAACGATGATGTCATGAAAACACTGAACGGAGTGATTTTTATCAGCTCCAAGAAAAAACGTGCAGACA GTTGTCTTGGTGTGTACAATATTGGTCACGAAACAGGTATTGGCAATGATAACATTTATGTTTGTACATATCTGATTTTGAATACATCATTAAATAAATATGTTATCAGTCAATGGAGTCAAGATCCTACTTCTAAAGCATATTTGTACGCTGGTATCCCGCAGGATTCACCTGAACCGGAAAACACTCAAATCTTTTCCAACCCGGTTCATACTAACGAAggcgatttttatttttactatgTCAATGATTTTTCACTGTCTATGACGGCATTCTATGTGAAACGGTTTAATAATGTATTCTTCGTAATTGATCAAGAAA ATTCCAGTAATCGTGTAGTTAATGGATCTTGGACCCGTGACGTCACCTCAACCGGATTTTATATGAAACCCCTTGGCAGTGCTGATAACACTACAATTGTTAACATTAAGAGAGACACCAAACATACCGGATTTTCTGGTGCAAAT gtTGTCGGGAATCTCCCAAATGGAGGATCGGTTACTGTAGGCTTTTATGGCGACGGCACAAAGTATGAACGCACTGTCACACCGAATACCTCTATCACTTCATGGACCATTCCATATATTGAACGAACTTTTCAAGTTTCGTCCACTAACGGAAAAGATGGAGAGTACTATGTGCAATATTTCGTGTCTG AAGGATCGTTGAACGGATCAATAGTCACGACAACATCACCCCCACCATCAACGACTTCAAAATTTAGGATTGAAGCGACAACGACTTCCAAATTTAGGATTGAAGCGACAACTAGATCCACCGGACTTGTTCGATTTGTTTTATCTATGGCTACTTTGATGATGTTCTGGTtgtaa
- the F11D11.4 gene encoding Ovule protein (Predicted), giving the protein MWFSRLTSQTSLTTLVRQPKKISSYQLPLLPVKSTHGQEPQPNGSLEPAELVGEKISLVSK; this is encoded by the exons ATGTGGTTTTCAAG ACTGACATCTCAAACATCCCTAACAACACTTGTCCGGCAACCTAAAAAGATCTCAAGCTATCAGTTACCACTACTGCCGGTGAAAAGTACTCATGGACAAGAACCTCAACCGAATGGAAGTTTGGAACCTGCAGAGCTGGTTGGAGAAAAAATAAGCCttgtaagtaagtaa
- the F11D11.22 gene encoding CUB_2 domain-containing protein (Partially confirmed by transcript evidence) has product MKPLGSADNTTIVNIKRDTKHTGFSGANVVGNLPNGGSVTVGFYGNGTKYERTVTPNTSITSWTIPYIERTFQVSSTNGKDGEYYVQYFVSEGSLNGSIVTTTSPPPSTTSKFRIEATTTSKFRIEATTRSTGLVRFVLSMATLMMFWL; this is encoded by the exons ATGAAACCCCTTGGCAGTGCTGATAACACTACAATTGTTAACATTAAGAGAGACACCAAACATACCGGATTTTCTGGTGCAAAT gtTGTCGGGAATCTCCCAAATGGAGGATCGGTTACTGTAGGCTTCTATGGCAACGGCACAAAGTATGAACGCACTGTCACACCAAATACCTCTATCACTTCATGGACCATTCCATATATTGAACGAACTTTTCAAGTTTCGTCCACTAACGGAAAAGATGGAGAGTACTATGTGCAATATTTCGTGTCTG AAGGATCGTTGAACGGATCAATAGTCACGACAACATCACCCCCACCATCAACGACTTCAAAATTTAGGATTGAAGCGACAACGACTTCCAAATTTAGGATTGAAGCGACAACTAGATCCACCGGACTTGTTCGATTTGTTTTATCTATGGCTACTTTGATGATGTTCTGGTtgtaa